Part of the Pseudodesulfovibrio mercurii genome is shown below.
TGACCCTGAGCGTGTAGCCGGGCCTATTTCTTCCTGATTTCGGTGACGGATTCGCCGCCGATGCCCCAGTTGTCCGTGTCCACCTCGTCGATGATGACGAAGGTGGTCTTGGGATTCTTGCCGAGCACGTCGGCCAGGAGGTCGGTCACGCCCTTGATGAGCCGTTGTTTCTGTTCGGTGGTGGCGCCTTCGTTGGTGATGCGGATGTTGACGAACGGCATGATTTCCTCGACGGATCAGGTTCGGGGTTTGAGGGGCAGGGTCACCGTCACGGTGGTGCCGCGCTCCTCGGACGAGTCCATGTGGATGCGGCCGCCCATGACCTCGACCATGAGCCGGGCCGAGTAAGTGCCGAGGCCGGTGCCCGTGCGCTTTCCGGCCGTGGCGTACTTGTCGAAGAAGTTGGCGCGCACGGACTCGGGCACCGGGGCGGGGTTGTGCACGGCGGCGGAAAATTCGCCCTTCCCCGCGTCGGCCCGCAGGTGCACGGAGACCTTGTCGCCGAGGCCGGAGGCCTCCACGCTGTTTTTGACCAGGTTGGCCAGGACCGCGTAGAACAGGTTCTCCTCGGTGGACAGGACCAGGACCTCCTCGCGCGCGAGCGGTTTGTCCTCGAACCGGGTCTCCATGATCACGCCCGCCCTGCGGGCCAGCCCGGACAGGTCGTTGGTCACCCGGCGGCACACGGACAGGACGTCCACCTCGCCGGGCAGGTATTCGTAGGTCCCCGTCTCCATCTTGTAGAGGTCCAGGGACCGGCTGATCAGTTCCATGCCGGTGTTGGCGGCCCGGCGCATGTCGTCGAGCATCTCCCGCTGGTCCGCGTCCAGGTCGGTGAAGTTCTCCAGGTAGGTGATGCCGCTGAGCACGCCCAGGAGCGGGGTCTTGATGTCGTGGCGGGTGATCTGCTCCACGTCCTCGCGCAGTTTTTCGGCCTGGTGCCGCGAGTGTTCCTTGGCCGCCTCCTGGCGGATCAGGACCAGGACCACGCCGAGCAGGGCGAAGCTGATGACGAAGGAGCCCGCCGTGGCGTAAAGGTTGAACCGCTCCAGTTCCCGCTTGGGACCGGTCACGTCGAAGACCAGTTCGAAGGCCCCCAGGAAGTCGTTGCCGCGCATGAGCGGGACAAAGGCCGCCACGGTGTCG
Proteins encoded:
- a CDS encoding 2-hydroxymuconate tautomerase family protein codes for the protein MPFVNIRITNEGATTEQKQRLIKGVTDLLADVLGKNPKTTFVIIDEVDTDNWGIGGESVTEIRKK
- a CDS encoding sensor histidine kinase — its product is MAESGRRDHTARIPPGGLRWLILLGRRHGPHSYPLLGILCLAVLCAVALPLINALVIYPTYTKIMIGTFEDSARRLAVLTIPPSIKHARLGPAVLDTPRFLADVYRLETDFGLLKVRVLAPDGMILYSTETAEIDTVESGPEFRDVVAKGRRYARLGVLHSEPVLGRTTTIDTVAAFVPLMRGNDFLGAFELVFDVTGPKRELERFNLYATAGSFVISFALLGVVLVLIRQEAAKEHSRHQAEKLREDVEQITRHDIKTPLLGVLSGITYLENFTDLDADQREMLDDMRRAANTGMELISRSLDLYKMETGTYEYLPGEVDVLSVCRRVTNDLSGLARRAGVIMETRFEDKPLAREEVLVLSTEENLFYAVLANLVKNSVEASGLGDKVSVHLRADAGKGEFSAAVHNPAPVPESVRANFFDKYATAGKRTGTGLGTYSARLMVEVMGGRIHMDSSEERGTTVTVTLPLKPRT